The Urbifossiella limnaea nucleotide sequence TCGTATTCGTCACCAGCCGCAGTCGCCCCGCGGCGATGGTCGTCGCCCCCGTGTACGTGTTCCCCGTGTGCCCGGCGACGCTGGTGTCGGTGGCCAGTTCGAGGGTGCCGACCCCGAGCTTTCGCAGGCCGACCGTCCCGGTGATGTCGGCCGAGATCCGCAACCGCCCCGTCGCGGAGTTGGTCAGGAAGTACACCGTCGACCCGGACAGGACCAGGTTGGCTGGGCCGACGATGTCGTTGAGCCCCGTGTTGTCGATCACGTTGTTGGTCGCCAGCGAGCCGTTGATTCCCAGGTCCGAGACCAGGTTGATGGTGACGTCGGCGGTGGTCCCGGGACCCGTGTTGAACTGAAGGGTCCGGTACACTCGGCCGACGAGGTCCTGATCTTGGTTGTTGTTGACGTTGTTCACGAACATCACGTCGTCGCCGCTCGCGGGCGTTGTGCCGCTGACCCAATTGAAGGAGTCGCTCCAGTCGTTCGTCAGGCCCAGGCCACCCCAGGTGTGGGTGTCGGGGTTGGTTCGGTCTTCAAGCCGTTCCAGCCGCACCCGATGGCGGGGTAGAACCGGGGTGGTATGGCGCATGACGTGGCCTCCGGGCAGAGGAACGGACGGGCCGCCCCACGGCCGGCGGCCGAGCGGGCCCTGCGGTCGCGGGTGGATGAGGAGTGTCAAGATGGGTAAGGCAGATGAAATGCCAACCGGCGCAGACTCGGCGGTACTTTTCCCGACCCGTGCGATTCCTCAGTCCGGACCGGGCTCAACCGGACTGGCTACGGAACGTCATCAGCCGCGGCCGTGCGGCGGTGACACGGCCGCGTGTCACCGCCGCACAGGGGCCGGCACTAAGCAGTTGGCCCCGATTGCGTACCATGTTTCATGATCCGCGTTCACCTCACCGTTGCGACGCAGTCCGAGTTGCAGGCTCTCCGGCGGGACCCCCTCCCGCCCCGGGTACGGGATCGGCTGGAGATGGTCCTGCTGTCCGACGCCGGGTGGTCCCCGCCCCGGATCGCCCGGCACCTCGGGTGTGACCCGCAGACCGCCCGGGCCGTGATCCACGGGTTCAACGCCCGGGGGGTGCCGGCCCTCTACCCCGGCAAGCCCGGGCCGGCCCCCAACTACGCCCGCCGGGATCAGGTGGCCGCCCGGCTGACCGACCTGCTCGGCCAGGACCGGACGTGGACGGCGGCCCAACTGGCCGACGCCCTCCGCCCCAACGGGATCCGGCTCCGTGCCCGTCAGGTCCGTCGGTACCTCGCCCGACTGCGGGCCGGGTACCGGCGGACGGCCTCGACCCTGGAGCACAAGCAGAACCGGCCCAAGGTCGCCCGGGCGGCGGCCGTCCTGGGCGGCCTGCAACGGAAGGCCCGGGAGGGCCGGCTGGTCCTGGACTATCTCGACCAGTGCGGGTTCGCCCCGTCGCTGCCCGGTGGGTACTCGTGGTGCCTGCCGGGCCAGCGGAAGCGGGTCCGGTACGAGTACCCCCAAGGTCGGCGGGTCAACGTCCTGGCCACCTACGAGCCGCTCGGCCCGGCCCCCCGCTTGGATGCCGTGCCGTTCGAGCGGACGCTCACGTCGGACGACCTCGTGGCCTACCTGCGGGGGAGGCCCGCGGTCGGGCGACCCCGGGTGGTGGTTCTGGACAACGCCCCGATCCACACCAGCAAGGTGGTCAAGGCCGCCCGGCCCGAGCTGGCGAAGTCGGGGGTCTACCTGTACTACCTGCCGGCGTACAGCCCCGAGTTGAACCGGATCGAGGCCGTGTTCAAGCAGGTCAAGCACCACGAGATCCCGACCCGCAGTTACGCCACCCGGTCCGATCTGCGGGCGGCCGTCGAGCAGGGCTTCAACTCCTATGCCCAAAAGCTCCGCCCAGAACCTGGGAAACAACTACGGCCGGCTGCTTAGCGACCCGAACCGGGCTGGGCAATGAGCCGCTCCGCCGGGTGCACCACCGGCCTGTCCGGCCCGTCCGCCACC carries:
- a CDS encoding IS630 family transposase; its protein translation is MIRVHLTVATQSELQALRRDPLPPRVRDRLEMVLLSDAGWSPPRIARHLGCDPQTARAVIHGFNARGVPALYPGKPGPAPNYARRDQVAARLTDLLGQDRTWTAAQLADALRPNGIRLRARQVRRYLARLRAGYRRTASTLEHKQNRPKVARAAAVLGGLQRKAREGRLVLDYLDQCGFAPSLPGGYSWCLPGQRKRVRYEYPQGRRVNVLATYEPLGPAPRLDAVPFERTLTSDDLVAYLRGRPAVGRPRVVVLDNAPIHTSKVVKAARPELAKSGVYLYYLPAYSPELNRIEAVFKQVKHHEIPTRSYATRSDLRAAVEQGFNSYAQKLRPEPGKQLRPAA